From the genome of Opitutales bacterium:
GGGCATGCGTAGCGTTTCCGAGATCGAGGCCGAGGGTGTAGGTGTCTTTGTTAGCGTTTTCCATAATGAGAAGGAATCAGATTCTGTGCCGCCTTCTCATTCATTCTTGCTCGCCTCATTTGGCAGGAAGCAAAGATATGGGTATGAGCTTGGCGTAAGCCATATAGTCCTTGTCCAAAGTCAAAATAGGAATGCCCAATCTAATCGACTGGGCACATATCAAAAAGTCTGCTGCGCCTCCTTGCACTCCATTCCTTCGACAGTCGTTGAAAAATTCAGACGCCTTCAAATGATCCTCACTGATTGCTAAGTCGTCGGGAAACCCATCCAGAATATCTTTCAACTTAAGGTACTGAGGCTTCGCGCGAATACCAGAAAGACACTCCTGCCTGATAATTCCAAGCATCTGGACCTCTCCCTTAACGATCCCATCTCGCAATTTGTCCCGATATGGGTCCTTCAACTCTGATGACTTTCTCAGAAAGGGTGACCAAACCGAAGTATCTGCGATAAATTTACTCATGCTTGCCTAGCTTTCTTATAGTCATAATCGTCAAAATATTCGATCTGACCTTCCAACTCCAGCACCTTGAGCTGCCTACGATGCTGAACAAACTCCTCGAGTGCTTTATTTACCGCCTCTTTCTTGGTCTTAAAACCACCAAGCTTCAATGCGTCTGCAAGAAGCTTCTCATCAATTTTTAAATTCGTCGCCATGTGTCAAATAATGACACATAAATCGAGAGATTCAAGCTTTTTGGCGAACGCTAAAGGTCACATGCAGCGATGAAAGAAAATAATGACCTGAAACCGAATCTTTCCAAATTTGTCCCAGATCGACACTCGCGCGGGGAGCAATTGCTGTCATGTGCATTCTTGTTAGCACCTCCTAAACCTTAGACTTGCCCAAGCCGCTTGTGCTTCTCTATCTCTATGTTCAATCGTTTCTGATAGACTAAAGATTCATAGAAGGATGTTGGGATTAAGACACAAAAGATAGAAACTAACGATCCCCAGAGCATATCCAAGCCAAACATATACTCGACCAGAAACGCGAAACCTATCGATGACGGAGCTATGATCAACCATAACACCATCGGGAATCTAGCTAAACGCGGATTTTTCTTCATCACATCGTTCATAAGAGTAGAAATCTCTTTATCCCCCATGCCCTCAAAACATGGCAAGTGTCGATATACTGGTCGATTCAGCTTCATGAGGTTTCGCTATTCTCAGAGAAAGATGATAACCGCTCTTTTACAAAGAACACCAACGTAA
Proteins encoded in this window:
- a CDS encoding PIN domain nuclease; translated protein: MSKFIADTSVWSPFLRKSSELKDPYRDKLRDGIVKGEVQMLGIIRQECLSGIRAKPQYLKLKDILDGFPDDLAISEDHLKASEFFNDCRRNGVQGGAADFLICAQSIRLGIPILTLDKDYMAYAKLIPISLLPAK
- a CDS encoding type II toxin-antitoxin system VapB family antitoxin: MATNLKIDEKLLADALKLGGFKTKKEAVNKALEEFVQHRRQLKVLELEGQIEYFDDYDYKKARQA